A window from Vigna angularis cultivar LongXiaoDou No.4 chromosome 7, ASM1680809v1, whole genome shotgun sequence encodes these proteins:
- the LOC108338115 gene encoding zinc finger CCCH domain-containing protein 38-like isoform X3 encodes MRAGGSAQPCRDFAAGKCRRGSHCHFLHDSQNLEDSWENKSRKDGAPRYSVPQDGRDYSLKSGRSNEACTNFAKGRCRMGASCKFLHHDNSDGHGKVSVDELNRERDIDRRHRDSSFEQGGGHGPNRSSDTLCKFFANGNCRNGKYCRFSHDRQACRSPNRRLRDDRWASNPGGDHHRMDRPKLSDSDSPNRRPRDDRWGSDGNKADADEVWDSPKWNDTVAVSDSGKLVEGKSENVGATEPGFTSLPIRYGWSHSLDKSRVHDEQPFSSDKKEVNSWVSGSTASNIVSQSIGTDIWLGDTKMSPDWHYRVGSSNTIEEKKHEQNKRGVKQGGMYLATSERDRIQIAAAQGTNQNAESLNPLHSSGLQTVGQRQAPVPILPSKRGIVDGMPNQEVSTEKKYTAEPNIMDAGLSQVSSRNPPPTENLVGQEQLAQLTNLSASLAHILGTGQQLPQLYAALNSHYAKDTSSLAKAEVSAVPVSNTFIRSDPAVPVSNTFIHPDPAVGLLKQYDPMCDSVEPKSAAASGLPPSIPPSKRVAEDVLEIPSQLSNTSKQNHGDSSKAAGPEELVKSDPLVQLQSSQNTEFGKDDNKEVLPDERHKSRDDPKSTKENGPLENMEQTGGPDEAKKTKDLKGIRAFKFALVEFVKELLKPTWKEGQITKDDYKTIVKKVVDKVTGSMQGANIPQTQEKIDNYLSFSKPKLNKLVQAYVEKVQKA; translated from the exons ATGCGGGCTGGTGGATCGGCACAACCATGTAGAGACTTTGCTGCTGGTAAATGCAGAAGAGGTAGCCATTGCCACTTTCTTCATGATAGTCAAAATCTTGAGGATAGTTGGGAAAATAAGAGCAGGAAAGATGGAGCTCCTAGATATTCTGTTCCCCAAGATGGTAGAGACTATTCTCTCAAGAGTGGCAGATCTAATGAAGCTTGTACTAATTTTGCAAAGGGAAGGTGTAGAATGGGAGCATCATGCAAGTTTTTGCATCATGACAATTCTGATGGACATGGTAAAGTTTCTGTGGATGAATTAAATAGAGAGAGGGATATTGATAGAAGGCACAGAGATAGTTCTTTTGAGCAGGGAGGCGGACATGGACCAAATCGAAGTAGTGATACTCTTTGCAAATTTTTTGCCAATGGAAATTGTCGAAATGGTAAATATTGTAGGTTTTCTCATGATAGGCAAGCATGTAGGAGCCCTAATAGAAGATTAAGAGATGATAGGTGGGCAAGCAATCCTGGGGGAGATCATCATAGGATGGATAGACCGAAATTGAGTGATTCAGATAGTCCTAATAGAAGGCCCAGGGATGATAGGTGGGGTTCAGATGGTAACAAGGCTGATGCAGATGAAGTTTGGGACAGTCCAAAGTGGAATGATACAGTTGCTGTATCTGATTCAGGAAAGCTGGTTGAGGGCAAAAGTGAAAATGTTGGTGCCACAGAGCCAGGATTCACTTCGTTACCTATAAGGTATGGATGGAGTCATAGTTTGGATAAGAGCAGAGTGCATGATGAGCAGCCTTTTTCAAGTGATAAGAAGGAAGTTAACAGTTGGGTATCAGGAAGTACTGCCAGCAACATTGTTTCCCAGTCAATAGGTACAGACATTTGGTTGGGTGATACGAAAATGTCTCCTGATTGGCATTACAGGGTTGGATCTTCCAACaccattgaagaaaaaaagcatGAACAAAATAAGCGTGGGGTAAAACAAGGTGGTATGTATTTAGCCACCTCTGAACGTGACAGAATACAAATTGCTGCAG CACAAGGCACTAATCAGAATGCAGAGAGTTTGAATCCTTTGCATTCTTCTGGCTTGCAAACAGTTGGACAAAGGCAGGCCCCAGTTCCGATTCTACCTTCAAAGAGAGGAATTGTTGATGGTATGCCAAACCAGGAAGTCTCCACTGAGAAAAAATACACTGCTGAACCAAATATTATGGATGCTGGCTTATCACAAGTTAGTTCAAGAAATCCTCCTCCCACTGAGAATCTGGTAGGCCAAGAACAGCTTGCTCAGCTTACCAATCTCTCAGCCTCTCTGGCCCATATCCTTGGGACAGGGCAACAGCTACCGCAACTTTATGCTGCTTTAAATTCTCACTATGCCAAGGACACATCCTCCCTAGCAAAAGCTGAGGTGTCTGCTGTGCCTGTTTCCAATACATTCATCCGGTCTGATCCTGCTGTGCCTGTTTCCAATACATTCATCCACCCTGATCCTGCTGTTGGACTTCTGAAGCAGTATGACCCAATGTGTGATAGTGTTGAGCCAAAGAGTGCTGCTGCAAGTGGGTTACCCCCATCCATTCCTCCAAGTAAAAGAGTTGCAGAAGATGTTCTGGAAATTCCATCACAGTTGTCCAACACATCAAAACAAAACCATGGTGATTCTTCCAAGGCTGCTGGCCCAGAAGAACTAGTCAAGAGTGATCCTCTAGTCCAGTTGCAATCAAGTCAAAACACTGAATTTGGTAAGGATGATAACAAGGAAGTGTTACCTGACGAAAGACACAAATCTCGAGATGATCCTAAAAGTACCAAAGAGAATGGTCCTTTGGAAAACATGGAGCAAACTGGAGGTCCTGATGAGGCCAAGAAAACAAAGGATTTGAAGGGGATTCGTGCGTTTAAATTTGCACTGGTTGAGTTTGTTAAGGAGCTGCTGAAACCAACATGGAAAGAAGGTCAAATCACCAAAGATGATTATAAAACAATCGTGAAGAAAGTTGTTGATAAAGTAACTGGTTCCATGCAGGGGGCCAATATTCCTCAGACACAAGAGAAAATTGACAACTATTTGTCATTTTCAAAACCAAAGCTTAATAAACTTGTACAG GCGTATGTGGAAAAGGTTCAGAAGGCTTAG
- the LOC108338115 gene encoding zinc finger CCCH domain-containing protein 38-like isoform X2, whose translation MSGSGKKRSSKWDLRVDPEFSPDASKQLRPGWSSADVAGSNSSKWSYLEGSDQLKPDMGFSSKEPFSGGRSSHKDDVMNKDYGCLDATMEWDEDGYNKKISPESEEWKPKRHSQSPKNGWSRSRSRSPPHGFRWDSGVSDRNRMRAGGSAQPCRDFAAGKCRRGSHCHFLHDSQNLEDSWENKSRKDGAPRYSVPQDGRDYSLKSGRSNEACTNFAKGRCRMGASCKFLHHDNSDGHGKVSVDELNRERDIDRRHRDSSFEQGGGHGPNRSSDTLCKFFANGNCRNGKYCRFSHDRQACRSPNRRLRDDRWASNPGGDHHRMDRPKLSDSDSPNRRPRDDRWGSDGNKADADEVWDSPKWNDTVAVSDSGKLVEGKSENVGATEPGFTSLPIRYGWSHSLDKSRVHDEQPFSSDKKEVNSWVSGSTASNIVSQSIGTDIWLGDTKMSPDWHYRVGSSNTIEEKKHEQNKRGVKQGGMYLATSERDRIQIAAAQGTNQNAESLNPLHSSGLQTVGQRQAPVPILPSKRGIVDGMPNQEVSTEKKYTAEPNIMDAGLSQVSSRNPPPTENLVGQEQLAQLTNLSASLAHILGTGQQLPQLYAALNSHYAKDTSSLAKAEVSAVPVSNTFIRSDPAVPVSNTFIHPDPAVGLLKQYDPMCDSVEPKSAAASGLPPSIPPSKRVAEDVLEIPSQLSNTSKQNHGDSSKAAGPEELVKSDPLVQLQSSQNTEFGKDDNKEVLPDERHKSRDDPKSTKENGPLENMEQTGGPDEAKKTKDLKGIRAFKFALVEFVKELLKPTWKEGQITKDDYKTIVKKVVDKVTGSMQGANIPQTQEKIDNYLSFSKPKLNKLVQAYVEKVQKA comes from the exons ATGAGTGGAAGTGGCAAAAAGCGCTCTTCAAAGTGGGATTTGAGAGTTGATCCTGAATTTTCACCTGATGCTAGTAAGCAATTACGGCCTGGGTGGTCCTCTGCAGATGTTGCTGGTAGCAATAGTTCGAAGTGGTCGTATTTGGAAGGAAGTGATCAATTAAAGCCTGATATGGGATTTTCATCCAAGGAACCTTTTTCTGGAGGCCGAAGTTCACATAAGGACGATGTTATGAATAAAGACTATGGATGTTTGGATGCAACAATGGAATGGGATGAGGATGGTTACAACAAGAAAATTTCTCCTGAATCGGAGGAATGGAAACCTAAGAGACATAGTCAATCTCCTAAAAATGGTTGGAGCAG GAGTCGAAGCAGGAGCCCTCCTCATGGTTTTAGGTGGGATTCAGGAGTCAGTGACAGAAATAGAATGCGGGCTGGTGGATCGGCACAACCATGTAGAGACTTTGCTGCTGGTAAATGCAGAAGAGGTAGCCATTGCCACTTTCTTCATGATAGTCAAAATCTTGAGGATAGTTGGGAAAATAAGAGCAGGAAAGATGGAGCTCCTAGATATTCTGTTCCCCAAGATGGTAGAGACTATTCTCTCAAGAGTGGCAGATCTAATGAAGCTTGTACTAATTTTGCAAAGGGAAGGTGTAGAATGGGAGCATCATGCAAGTTTTTGCATCATGACAATTCTGATGGACATGGTAAAGTTTCTGTGGATGAATTAAATAGAGAGAGGGATATTGATAGAAGGCACAGAGATAGTTCTTTTGAGCAGGGAGGCGGACATGGACCAAATCGAAGTAGTGATACTCTTTGCAAATTTTTTGCCAATGGAAATTGTCGAAATGGTAAATATTGTAGGTTTTCTCATGATAGGCAAGCATGTAGGAGCCCTAATAGAAGATTAAGAGATGATAGGTGGGCAAGCAATCCTGGGGGAGATCATCATAGGATGGATAGACCGAAATTGAGTGATTCAGATAGTCCTAATAGAAGGCCCAGGGATGATAGGTGGGGTTCAGATGGTAACAAGGCTGATGCAGATGAAGTTTGGGACAGTCCAAAGTGGAATGATACAGTTGCTGTATCTGATTCAGGAAAGCTGGTTGAGGGCAAAAGTGAAAATGTTGGTGCCACAGAGCCAGGATTCACTTCGTTACCTATAAGGTATGGATGGAGTCATAGTTTGGATAAGAGCAGAGTGCATGATGAGCAGCCTTTTTCAAGTGATAAGAAGGAAGTTAACAGTTGGGTATCAGGAAGTACTGCCAGCAACATTGTTTCCCAGTCAATAGGTACAGACATTTGGTTGGGTGATACGAAAATGTCTCCTGATTGGCATTACAGGGTTGGATCTTCCAACaccattgaagaaaaaaagcatGAACAAAATAAGCGTGGGGTAAAACAAGGTGGTATGTATTTAGCCACCTCTGAACGTGACAGAATACAAATTGCTGCAG CACAAGGCACTAATCAGAATGCAGAGAGTTTGAATCCTTTGCATTCTTCTGGCTTGCAAACAGTTGGACAAAGGCAGGCCCCAGTTCCGATTCTACCTTCAAAGAGAGGAATTGTTGATGGTATGCCAAACCAGGAAGTCTCCACTGAGAAAAAATACACTGCTGAACCAAATATTATGGATGCTGGCTTATCACAAGTTAGTTCAAGAAATCCTCCTCCCACTGAGAATCTGGTAGGCCAAGAACAGCTTGCTCAGCTTACCAATCTCTCAGCCTCTCTGGCCCATATCCTTGGGACAGGGCAACAGCTACCGCAACTTTATGCTGCTTTAAATTCTCACTATGCCAAGGACACATCCTCCCTAGCAAAAGCTGAGGTGTCTGCTGTGCCTGTTTCCAATACATTCATCCGGTCTGATCCTGCTGTGCCTGTTTCCAATACATTCATCCACCCTGATCCTGCTGTTGGACTTCTGAAGCAGTATGACCCAATGTGTGATAGTGTTGAGCCAAAGAGTGCTGCTGCAAGTGGGTTACCCCCATCCATTCCTCCAAGTAAAAGAGTTGCAGAAGATGTTCTGGAAATTCCATCACAGTTGTCCAACACATCAAAACAAAACCATGGTGATTCTTCCAAGGCTGCTGGCCCAGAAGAACTAGTCAAGAGTGATCCTCTAGTCCAGTTGCAATCAAGTCAAAACACTGAATTTGGTAAGGATGATAACAAGGAAGTGTTACCTGACGAAAGACACAAATCTCGAGATGATCCTAAAAGTACCAAAGAGAATGGTCCTTTGGAAAACATGGAGCAAACTGGAGGTCCTGATGAGGCCAAGAAAACAAAGGATTTGAAGGGGATTCGTGCGTTTAAATTTGCACTGGTTGAGTTTGTTAAGGAGCTGCTGAAACCAACATGGAAAGAAGGTCAAATCACCAAAGATGATTATAAAACAATCGTGAAGAAAGTTGTTGATAAAGTAACTGGTTCCATGCAGGGGGCCAATATTCCTCAGACACAAGAGAAAATTGACAACTATTTGTCATTTTCAAAACCAAAGCTTAATAAACTTGTACAG GCGTATGTGGAAAAGGTTCAGAAGGCTTAG
- the LOC108338115 gene encoding zinc finger CCCH domain-containing protein 38-like isoform X1 → MSGSGKKRSSKWDLRVDPEFSPDASKQLRPGWSSADVAGSNSSKWSYLEGSDQLKPDMGFSSKEPFSGGRSSHKDDVMNKDYGCLDATMEWDEDGYNKKISPESEEWKPKRHSQSPKNGWSRSVRSRSRSPPHGFRWDSGVSDRNRMRAGGSAQPCRDFAAGKCRRGSHCHFLHDSQNLEDSWENKSRKDGAPRYSVPQDGRDYSLKSGRSNEACTNFAKGRCRMGASCKFLHHDNSDGHGKVSVDELNRERDIDRRHRDSSFEQGGGHGPNRSSDTLCKFFANGNCRNGKYCRFSHDRQACRSPNRRLRDDRWASNPGGDHHRMDRPKLSDSDSPNRRPRDDRWGSDGNKADADEVWDSPKWNDTVAVSDSGKLVEGKSENVGATEPGFTSLPIRYGWSHSLDKSRVHDEQPFSSDKKEVNSWVSGSTASNIVSQSIGTDIWLGDTKMSPDWHYRVGSSNTIEEKKHEQNKRGVKQGGMYLATSERDRIQIAAAQGTNQNAESLNPLHSSGLQTVGQRQAPVPILPSKRGIVDGMPNQEVSTEKKYTAEPNIMDAGLSQVSSRNPPPTENLVGQEQLAQLTNLSASLAHILGTGQQLPQLYAALNSHYAKDTSSLAKAEVSAVPVSNTFIRSDPAVPVSNTFIHPDPAVGLLKQYDPMCDSVEPKSAAASGLPPSIPPSKRVAEDVLEIPSQLSNTSKQNHGDSSKAAGPEELVKSDPLVQLQSSQNTEFGKDDNKEVLPDERHKSRDDPKSTKENGPLENMEQTGGPDEAKKTKDLKGIRAFKFALVEFVKELLKPTWKEGQITKDDYKTIVKKVVDKVTGSMQGANIPQTQEKIDNYLSFSKPKLNKLVQAYVEKVQKA, encoded by the exons ATGAGTGGAAGTGGCAAAAAGCGCTCTTCAAAGTGGGATTTGAGAGTTGATCCTGAATTTTCACCTGATGCTAGTAAGCAATTACGGCCTGGGTGGTCCTCTGCAGATGTTGCTGGTAGCAATAGTTCGAAGTGGTCGTATTTGGAAGGAAGTGATCAATTAAAGCCTGATATGGGATTTTCATCCAAGGAACCTTTTTCTGGAGGCCGAAGTTCACATAAGGACGATGTTATGAATAAAGACTATGGATGTTTGGATGCAACAATGGAATGGGATGAGGATGGTTACAACAAGAAAATTTCTCCTGAATCGGAGGAATGGAAACCTAAGAGACATAGTCAATCTCCTAAAAATGGTTGGAGCAGGTCAGTCAG GAGTCGAAGCAGGAGCCCTCCTCATGGTTTTAGGTGGGATTCAGGAGTCAGTGACAGAAATAGAATGCGGGCTGGTGGATCGGCACAACCATGTAGAGACTTTGCTGCTGGTAAATGCAGAAGAGGTAGCCATTGCCACTTTCTTCATGATAGTCAAAATCTTGAGGATAGTTGGGAAAATAAGAGCAGGAAAGATGGAGCTCCTAGATATTCTGTTCCCCAAGATGGTAGAGACTATTCTCTCAAGAGTGGCAGATCTAATGAAGCTTGTACTAATTTTGCAAAGGGAAGGTGTAGAATGGGAGCATCATGCAAGTTTTTGCATCATGACAATTCTGATGGACATGGTAAAGTTTCTGTGGATGAATTAAATAGAGAGAGGGATATTGATAGAAGGCACAGAGATAGTTCTTTTGAGCAGGGAGGCGGACATGGACCAAATCGAAGTAGTGATACTCTTTGCAAATTTTTTGCCAATGGAAATTGTCGAAATGGTAAATATTGTAGGTTTTCTCATGATAGGCAAGCATGTAGGAGCCCTAATAGAAGATTAAGAGATGATAGGTGGGCAAGCAATCCTGGGGGAGATCATCATAGGATGGATAGACCGAAATTGAGTGATTCAGATAGTCCTAATAGAAGGCCCAGGGATGATAGGTGGGGTTCAGATGGTAACAAGGCTGATGCAGATGAAGTTTGGGACAGTCCAAAGTGGAATGATACAGTTGCTGTATCTGATTCAGGAAAGCTGGTTGAGGGCAAAAGTGAAAATGTTGGTGCCACAGAGCCAGGATTCACTTCGTTACCTATAAGGTATGGATGGAGTCATAGTTTGGATAAGAGCAGAGTGCATGATGAGCAGCCTTTTTCAAGTGATAAGAAGGAAGTTAACAGTTGGGTATCAGGAAGTACTGCCAGCAACATTGTTTCCCAGTCAATAGGTACAGACATTTGGTTGGGTGATACGAAAATGTCTCCTGATTGGCATTACAGGGTTGGATCTTCCAACaccattgaagaaaaaaagcatGAACAAAATAAGCGTGGGGTAAAACAAGGTGGTATGTATTTAGCCACCTCTGAACGTGACAGAATACAAATTGCTGCAG CACAAGGCACTAATCAGAATGCAGAGAGTTTGAATCCTTTGCATTCTTCTGGCTTGCAAACAGTTGGACAAAGGCAGGCCCCAGTTCCGATTCTACCTTCAAAGAGAGGAATTGTTGATGGTATGCCAAACCAGGAAGTCTCCACTGAGAAAAAATACACTGCTGAACCAAATATTATGGATGCTGGCTTATCACAAGTTAGTTCAAGAAATCCTCCTCCCACTGAGAATCTGGTAGGCCAAGAACAGCTTGCTCAGCTTACCAATCTCTCAGCCTCTCTGGCCCATATCCTTGGGACAGGGCAACAGCTACCGCAACTTTATGCTGCTTTAAATTCTCACTATGCCAAGGACACATCCTCCCTAGCAAAAGCTGAGGTGTCTGCTGTGCCTGTTTCCAATACATTCATCCGGTCTGATCCTGCTGTGCCTGTTTCCAATACATTCATCCACCCTGATCCTGCTGTTGGACTTCTGAAGCAGTATGACCCAATGTGTGATAGTGTTGAGCCAAAGAGTGCTGCTGCAAGTGGGTTACCCCCATCCATTCCTCCAAGTAAAAGAGTTGCAGAAGATGTTCTGGAAATTCCATCACAGTTGTCCAACACATCAAAACAAAACCATGGTGATTCTTCCAAGGCTGCTGGCCCAGAAGAACTAGTCAAGAGTGATCCTCTAGTCCAGTTGCAATCAAGTCAAAACACTGAATTTGGTAAGGATGATAACAAGGAAGTGTTACCTGACGAAAGACACAAATCTCGAGATGATCCTAAAAGTACCAAAGAGAATGGTCCTTTGGAAAACATGGAGCAAACTGGAGGTCCTGATGAGGCCAAGAAAACAAAGGATTTGAAGGGGATTCGTGCGTTTAAATTTGCACTGGTTGAGTTTGTTAAGGAGCTGCTGAAACCAACATGGAAAGAAGGTCAAATCACCAAAGATGATTATAAAACAATCGTGAAGAAAGTTGTTGATAAAGTAACTGGTTCCATGCAGGGGGCCAATATTCCTCAGACACAAGAGAAAATTGACAACTATTTGTCATTTTCAAAACCAAAGCTTAATAAACTTGTACAG GCGTATGTGGAAAAGGTTCAGAAGGCTTAG